The sequence below is a genomic window from Plasmodium gaboni strain SY75 chromosome 10, whole genome shotgun sequence.
taaatcAAGTAGATGTAGTGGGAAAAATTTACAATATTTCGTTTGTTCttctattattataacttttaatgtttttaatataaatataaaagatcATCTAATTTGTATTTCTTTAGATGTTgtacaaaaaataatgatatctaagaaaaaagaaatgttaatattttttcacAATACTATTAATGAATTTTTAGGTTTTCCTATGAATCCTAATTATAAAGATGTATTTCTTTATTTGCGTGTTATTTGCagtaattatatattattacaaatgtatctattttatattattttaaataataacattattaataacaaaaataatttctCTTTCTTATTTAAACGTAttcaattatatatatcaaaattatttttatatatccaGAACGATTTTCTTAGTATATCAGACATTTTAGTAGatcataattttatatttcaatctgaagataattataaaaatattcaataCCTCTTATCTGAGAATTATGATAACATGAATTTAAAGAGgttcataaaaaatatagtaAAAAATTACTTATCAGAAGaggaaaaaattatatatgggcaatattcttttgatgactcatataatattgatttaaataatattaatgagTATTTATCGAAAATGTTAACATACAATCTTATACATAAGGAACAAAATAAACCTATAGTGAATATTAATtcaatatttaataatgataattatgaaACGTTCAATTTACAAAATGAGAGTATGATGAATTATCACCAGAATTGTAATAATGTTGTTTATAATGAGGAGATTCATATAGAAGAATATATGAACCatggaaataaaaaaactAACATAGtaagtaataataataataataataataataataataatgagCATAATGTTTCTCTCATTAAGAATGATTAcattaataatgataatataaaaaataatgttttaaattattctcctaagaatataaagaataatattaacCAATCTATAAATTCAGACCTTAATCATAATCTAAAAGATTCATTGGATTCGTGTGATTTACAAAACTTTTTAATAagtattataaatataaaatgtgatgatttttcaaaatatataaataaacaaaataatagaaatatCAAAAATGACAAATTGCCTTCCGATTTTTTTTCGTATCTACAcattttgaaaaaaataaacatgTCCACTATAAATGATACCAATATGGaaattatatgttattataatataaaaattgtggtacaatatattttttttaatgttataaaaaatattttatacaaCTGTTATTcttcaaatttttttagTCCAAACAAGTTACATAGTTCACTTTGTATTCGAAAAAATTCCCAACATGATATTGGAGAATATAAAAACCAAATggaagaagaaaatattaagcaatattttaaaagtaaaatagccaaaaaaattagtaacaaaaatgatataataaatgaaaaatatattttacaaaaaacctttttttttacatgtgatcaaatatattatatacaaaattttACAAAGAACAAATTATCTAAGCAAAATATATCTAtgatattaaaagaaaataatattataataaaaaatgttgaagaattattagaaaatgatttaaaaaatgataagaTAATGAAACAAAAAGATTTTATAGgaatatcaaaaaaatcCCTTGAAGATCTTGAATATTCAACTGTTACGTGTTCTGGGactaaaaataataaatctGTGTCAAATTATAATGAAGATGGAAAATTATGCAATTTATCCATTCAAGAATATAACAAACaatacaataataataaaaaaataaaaataatgttatataattatgatatattaaaatataattctaataatgattataataattatacCTATTTTAAGAACACATGTGTGCatttttttgattatatatataatataaaaatgatgaaagaatataatgatttaaaagaaaaaatttgcc
It includes:
- a CDS encoding hypothetical protein (conserved Plasmodium protein, unknown function); its protein translation is MYNNNNIFEIYNEDAKNSCNNYEWKSLIKEGSDKCIGSSDEEELFDNFNNKNRMSYNKKERYVEIIKKICVANDLKHFNYYINNYEKIKNIKGIKVRGENRVWVLILCLNFIYCNLNDDIMTIQELKYQIKRNINKKKVYCKHLAKIIYLICNKLEIKNFITNDLLPFMQKCIKNIIMKMKNIQNNIDNKERMKVEKRVNIFDDIFDFINNESNDDNMDILNLKRKNNDNDSYNNYNNDDDNNKYKTNMFSNTNKTDNEEKHKSLLVNEKYVERRRKKNKINENDYDNKNTINNNDDNTNIHVNTFENYKNGNINNKEILDDINFFEDSNDDGYSSIFEDEDNKLKNETRFNDCIPNYIFDNVIKSSTTYNTNINMIEYMNDNVYYMINDNNNNNNYNNIKESNSVNNKSYSYTSNNINENVSPKDDNNNNNNNLCNEFISSKRSVNDNKKKRDSHKEMEQNLLIQHLEKNVNLLSLYSCVIYSLFFLWNKNDNMDTNLYDKSSRCSGKNLQYFVCSSIIITFNVFNINIKDHLICISLDVVQKIMISKKKEMLIFFHNTINEFLGFPMNPNYKDVFLYLRVICSNYILLQMYLFYIILNNNIINNKNNFSFLFKRIQLYISKLFLYIQNDFLSISDILVDHNFIFQSEDNYKNIQYLLSENYDNMNLKRFIKNIVKNYLSEEEKIIYGQYSFDDSYNIDLNNINEYLSKMLTYNLIHKEQNKPIVNINSIFNNDNYETFNLQNESMMNYHQNCNNVVYNEEIHIEEYMNHGNKKTNIVSNNNNNNNNNNNEHNVSLIKNDYINNDNIKNNVLNYSPKNIKNNINQSINSDLNHNLKDSLDSCDLQNFLISIINIKCDDFSKYINKQNNRNIKNDKLPSDFFSYLHILKKINMSTINDTNMEIICYYNIKIVVQYIFFNVIKNILYNCYSSNFFSPNKLHSSLCIRKNSQHDIGEYKNQMEEENIKQYFKSKIAKKISNKNDIINEKYILQKTFFFTCDQIYYIQNFTKNKLSKQNISMILKENNIIIKNVEELLENDLKNDKIMKQKDFIGISKKSLEDLEYSTVTCSGTKNNKSVSNYNEDGKLCNLSIQEYNKQYNNNKKIKIMLYNYDILKYNSNNDYNNYTYFKNTCVHFFDYIYNIKMMKEYNDLKEKICLNKEFNILFNILNKMNYSFAYRDKKLIKMNDCLYHTYHIIGIKKLSNIGYIFNFKNELNDNFSKVLKTKISNILSIEDIYFLFNRFFYFLLMYIRKFCCFSNKKNNNILQHEKETFVNSVCNCKQDNCCYKIKTIVLINNIQ